A DNA window from Rossellomorea marisflavi contains the following coding sequences:
- a CDS encoding pyruvate oxidase — protein sequence MAKTLAGHAAADVLQNWDVQHIFGMPGDSINNFVDVLRGKKDDIEFIQIRHEEVAALAASSYAKLTGKIGVCMTIGGPGAIHLLNGLYDAKADGAPVLVLAGQVATTELGRDSFQEVHLARMFDDVSVYSETVASAEAFPDMLNQAIRTAYARNGVAVLVIPDDIPRDKIKNATSFTSSLTSFSRHIPQKEDLITGLNFIENAKRPVILAGTGTKAAKKELEAFADTIGAPIIFTLPAKGVLPDRHPLNLGQLGQIGTKPAYEAMEETDLMIMIGTSFPYRDYLPDDAEAIQVDVDPAQIGKRYPVSAGIVGDTALVLEEWNKHLQRRDDRSFLEECQKNMQNWWTHIGKDTEETSTPLKAPQVIPHIERIADEDAVLSVDVGNVTVWMARYFNITNQDFIISSWLATMGCGLPGAIASSLAYPDRQAIAVCGDGGFAMNMQDFVTAVKYKLPIIVVVLNNSRIGMIKYEQEAAGHLEYATELQEIDFAQFAKSCGGEGYHVKTYEDLGPAFDMAKASNKPVIIDVEIDLEPPLPGKITWEQAQGYTKHMMKKFYKDHSVEMPPLKKALKRLF from the coding sequence ATGGCAAAAACGCTGGCAGGACATGCCGCTGCAGACGTCCTTCAAAACTGGGACGTTCAGCATATCTTCGGGATGCCCGGTGATTCGATCAATAACTTTGTAGATGTACTTCGCGGAAAGAAAGACGACATTGAGTTCATCCAGATCCGTCATGAGGAAGTGGCGGCACTGGCCGCCTCGTCCTATGCAAAGCTGACCGGGAAGATCGGTGTCTGCATGACGATCGGCGGACCTGGCGCGATCCATCTGTTGAACGGACTGTATGACGCAAAGGCCGACGGAGCACCGGTGCTGGTCCTCGCAGGTCAGGTGGCGACAACGGAACTCGGCCGTGATTCATTCCAGGAGGTTCATCTGGCACGCATGTTCGACGACGTTTCGGTCTATTCAGAGACCGTAGCCTCGGCGGAAGCTTTCCCTGACATGCTGAACCAGGCCATCCGCACAGCCTATGCGCGAAATGGGGTCGCCGTCCTCGTCATCCCGGACGACATCCCGAGGGACAAAATCAAGAATGCAACTTCTTTCACATCGAGTCTGACATCATTCTCAAGACACATCCCTCAAAAGGAGGATCTCATCACCGGTCTCAACTTCATCGAAAATGCCAAGCGCCCTGTCATCCTGGCGGGAACCGGAACGAAAGCGGCAAAGAAAGAGCTCGAGGCATTCGCCGATACGATCGGGGCCCCGATCATCTTCACCCTTCCCGCTAAAGGCGTGCTGCCGGACCGGCATCCTCTGAACCTCGGACAGCTTGGTCAGATTGGGACGAAGCCTGCGTATGAAGCAATGGAAGAAACAGACCTCATGATCATGATCGGGACCTCCTTCCCGTACCGGGATTATCTACCGGATGATGCCGAAGCGATCCAGGTCGATGTGGATCCCGCCCAGATCGGGAAGCGGTACCCCGTTTCCGCCGGCATCGTAGGGGATACGGCCCTCGTACTGGAGGAATGGAATAAGCACCTCCAGCGCAGGGACGATCGCTCCTTCCTGGAAGAGTGCCAGAAGAATATGCAGAACTGGTGGACCCATATCGGGAAAGACACGGAAGAAACATCCACACCACTCAAAGCACCCCAGGTCATCCCTCACATCGAGCGGATTGCAGACGAGGATGCCGTCCTTTCTGTTGATGTCGGAAACGTAACCGTGTGGATGGCCCGCTACTTCAACATCACCAATCAGGACTTCATCATTTCCAGCTGGCTGGCCACGATGGGTTGCGGACTGCCGGGTGCCATTGCAAGCTCGCTCGCCTATCCGGACCGACAGGCCATCGCCGTCTGCGGAGACGGTGGTTTCGCGATGAACATGCAGGACTTCGTGACCGCCGTTAAATATAAGCTTCCGATCATCGTGGTGGTGCTCAACAACAGCCGCATCGGCATGATCAAGTATGAACAGGAAGCAGCCGGTCATCTTGAATACGCCACAGAGCTTCAGGAGATCGATTTTGCCCAATTCGCCAAGTCATGCGGAGGGGAAGGCTATCACGTGAAGACATACGAAGACCTCGGACCTGCCTTCGATATGGCGAAAGCATCGAATAAACCTGTCATCATCGATGTTGAAATCGACCTTGAACCTCCCCTTCCAGGCAAAATCACCTGGGAACAGGCCCAAGGCTATACGAAACATATGATGAAGAAATTCTACAAAGATCACAGCGTCGAAATGCCGCCTCTCAAGAAAGCTTTGAAGCGCCTGTTCTGA
- a CDS encoding FMN-binding glutamate synthase family protein, translated as METILLWILLILLALVILVPAAFLFYIWRVDERQEEHAILRHYPVLGKMRYILEKMGPELRQYFFNNDSEGKPFSRNDYTSTVKSGKYNTRMLGFGSERDFDGEGYFIRNTLFPVQRDELNVDNEKKVPTKVYKIDKDNLFNRKEHREETLADPFLLKDEDAPIIGEHTCRHPFRVKGLVGQSAMSYGSLGGNAVTALSTGLGLAGGTWMNTGEGGLSKHHLKGGVDIICQIGPGLFGVRTKDGDFSWEEFKKKSDLKEIKAFELKLAQGAKTRGGHLDGKKVTPEIASIRNVEAWESIDSPNRFREFNSPEGMLDFIEQLREVGGKPVGIKLVVGNTGDIEELASFMAKTGRHPDFITVDGGEGGTGASYQELADATGVPIKSALPFVHDTLVQHGVRDKVKIFASGKLLTPDKIAYALALGADFVNIARGLMFSVGCIQAQVCHTNNCPVGVATTDDKLQEALVVEEKSFRVCNYILSLREGLFNLAAAAGIDSPAKFTRDHIVYKDRDGRLMPLSPDVPQKAL; from the coding sequence ATGGAAACGATATTACTTTGGATCCTGCTCATCCTCCTTGCACTGGTCATCCTTGTTCCCGCCGCCTTTCTTTTTTACATATGGCGGGTCGATGAGCGCCAGGAGGAACATGCGATCCTGCGTCACTATCCCGTTCTCGGCAAGATGCGATATATCCTCGAAAAGATGGGACCAGAGCTCAGGCAATATTTCTTCAATAATGATTCTGAAGGGAAACCCTTCTCCCGAAATGACTATACAAGCACCGTGAAATCCGGCAAGTATAACACCCGCATGCTTGGCTTTGGTTCGGAGCGCGACTTTGACGGGGAGGGCTACTTCATCCGGAATACCCTGTTCCCCGTCCAGCGCGATGAACTGAACGTGGACAATGAGAAAAAGGTGCCGACGAAAGTATATAAGATTGATAAGGACAACCTCTTCAACCGCAAGGAACACCGCGAAGAAACGTTGGCCGATCCCTTCCTCCTGAAAGATGAAGACGCTCCCATCATTGGAGAGCATACATGCCGCCACCCCTTCCGCGTCAAAGGGCTCGTCGGACAGTCGGCCATGAGCTACGGCTCCCTCGGGGGCAACGCCGTCACCGCCCTGTCGACTGGACTCGGCCTTGCGGGCGGGACATGGATGAACACCGGGGAAGGCGGATTATCGAAGCATCATTTAAAAGGCGGTGTGGACATCATCTGCCAGATCGGACCCGGGCTATTCGGTGTGAGGACGAAAGACGGGGATTTCTCCTGGGAAGAATTCAAGAAGAAAAGCGACCTGAAGGAAATTAAAGCGTTCGAATTGAAGCTCGCCCAGGGTGCCAAGACCCGCGGCGGCCATCTTGACGGCAAGAAGGTCACTCCCGAGATCGCTTCGATCCGGAACGTGGAGGCGTGGGAGTCCATCGACAGCCCGAACAGATTCCGTGAGTTCAATTCCCCGGAAGGCATGCTCGACTTCATTGAACAACTTCGTGAAGTCGGTGGAAAACCCGTCGGCATCAAGCTCGTTGTCGGGAACACCGGGGATATCGAAGAGCTCGCTTCCTTCATGGCCAAAACGGGCCGTCATCCCGATTTCATCACCGTCGACGGTGGAGAAGGCGGGACCGGTGCATCGTATCAGGAGCTCGCCGATGCCACGGGTGTGCCCATCAAATCGGCCCTTCCCTTCGTCCATGATACCCTCGTCCAACACGGGGTCCGGGACAAGGTGAAAATCTTCGCATCCGGGAAGCTCCTCACCCCCGACAAGATTGCGTACGCCCTCGCCCTTGGAGCCGACTTCGTCAACATCGCCAGGGGCCTCATGTTCTCCGTCGGTTGCATCCAGGCTCAGGTATGCCATACGAACAACTGTCCCGTCGGGGTTGCCACCACCGACGATAAGCTTCAGGAAGCACTCGTGGTCGAAGAGAAGTCCTTCCGTGTCTGCAACTACATCCTTTCCCTCAGGGAAGGGCTCTTCAACCTTGCAGCAGCGGCCGGCATCGATTCCCCGGCGAAATTCACCCGGGATCATATCGTCTACAAGGACCGGGACGGCCGGCTGATGCCCCTGTCTCCCGATGTCCCGCAGAAAGCCCTGTAA
- the nadR gene encoding multifunctional transcriptional regulator/nicotinamide-nucleotide adenylyltransferase/ribosylnicotinamide kinase NadR, which yields MKKIGFYGGKFLPLHQGHVYALIQASTMVEELYVVLSHSEKRDREICARTDFPYVPATVRLRWLHQLTKDMPHVHIVSIEDDAGDEDYDWRDGAALIKEAIGQPIDAVFSSERGYSDIFRECYPGAEHIILDEERMFAPISATMIRTDGVYRHWDMIPSVARSYFVKKVVVVGTESCGKSTLVRNLATAFNTNYVAEYGRTRCEEIGGYDGVLLDEDYPMIAYEQQRQVEKSSILSHRVLFVDTEATVTQFYSELYNAKHQDVLDSIAKAQEYDLYLFLEPDVEWVDDGWRMHGEEAVRRQNHERLQKLLEENGIPFTTLTGSYREKWEEALRLVNGILE from the coding sequence ATGAAGAAGATCGGATTCTACGGAGGGAAATTCCTGCCGCTTCATCAGGGGCATGTGTATGCCCTCATTCAGGCGTCCACCATGGTGGAGGAGCTGTATGTCGTCCTGTCACACTCTGAAAAGCGGGACCGGGAGATCTGTGCCCGGACGGATTTCCCCTATGTTCCGGCGACGGTCCGACTGCGCTGGCTCCATCAGCTCACGAAGGATATGCCGCATGTTCATATAGTGTCGATCGAAGACGATGCGGGAGATGAGGACTATGACTGGAGAGACGGGGCAGCCCTGATCAAGGAGGCGATCGGCCAGCCGATTGATGCGGTCTTTTCGTCTGAACGGGGATACTCGGATATTTTCCGGGAGTGCTATCCCGGTGCCGAGCATATCATCCTGGATGAAGAGCGGATGTTCGCCCCGATCTCTGCCACCATGATCAGGACTGACGGGGTATACCGTCACTGGGATATGATCCCGTCTGTGGCAAGATCGTATTTCGTGAAAAAAGTCGTGGTGGTCGGTACAGAGAGCTGCGGAAAATCGACGCTCGTGCGGAATCTGGCTACGGCGTTCAATACCAACTATGTGGCGGAATATGGCCGGACGCGCTGTGAGGAGATCGGCGGATATGACGGGGTGCTGCTTGATGAGGATTACCCCATGATCGCTTATGAGCAGCAGCGTCAGGTAGAGAAGTCATCGATCCTGAGCCATCGCGTCCTGTTCGTGGATACGGAGGCGACGGTGACCCAATTTTATTCGGAATTGTATAACGCGAAGCATCAGGATGTACTGGATTCCATCGCAAAAGCCCAGGAATATGATCTGTATCTGTTCCTTGAGCCTGATGTCGAGTGGGTGGACGATGGCTGGCGGATGCACGGGGAAGAGGCCGTCCGAAGGCAGAATCACGAGCGGCTACAGAAGCTGCTGGAGGAAAACGGCATTCCGTTCACTACGCTCACGGGTTCGTACCGGGAGAAGTGGGAGGAAGCGCTCCGGCTTGTGAATGGAATCCTGGAATAG
- the pnuC gene encoding nicotinamide riboside transporter PnuC: MSVFKDWTLFEKCWLAVFTVINLYLFVALDDTLLGLIVSLTGMMCVVLVAKGKIANYYFGIIQTGLYAYIAYGYGLYGEVMLNGLFYFPLQFVGIYLWSRHTVKSDARGEDVVVHSLSKSGWMWTIAGFAVGFTAYALILQEIGGRNVWVDSATTVLSVIAQLLMLKRFTEQWLVWIMVNVLSIVLWLTTLMTQGGNDFAMLVMWSAFLVNSVYGYINWRRIGSQQGMEAA, from the coding sequence ATGAGTGTCTTCAAGGACTGGACGCTGTTTGAGAAGTGCTGGCTGGCGGTCTTTACGGTCATCAATCTGTATCTTTTCGTTGCACTCGATGACACTCTCCTCGGACTGATCGTGTCCCTGACCGGGATGATGTGTGTGGTGCTGGTGGCGAAGGGGAAGATTGCCAATTACTATTTCGGGATCATCCAGACCGGACTGTATGCGTACATCGCGTACGGCTACGGGTTGTATGGGGAGGTCATGCTGAACGGCCTGTTCTATTTCCCCCTCCAGTTTGTGGGGATCTATCTGTGGAGCCGTCATACCGTGAAGAGTGATGCCCGTGGGGAGGATGTGGTCGTCCATTCCCTCAGTAAGTCCGGGTGGATGTGGACGATTGCGGGATTCGCCGTCGGGTTCACGGCTTATGCCCTCATCCTTCAGGAAATCGGCGGCCGCAATGTGTGGGTCGATTCTGCCACCACGGTGCTGTCGGTCATTGCGCAGCTCCTCATGTTGAAGCGGTTTACGGAGCAGTGGCTCGTCTGGATCATGGTGAACGTCCTCTCCATCGTCCTATGGCTGACCACCTTGATGACACAGGGAGGCAATGACTTTGCCATGCTCGTGATGTGGAGTGCGTTCCTTGTGAACAGCGTCTACGGCTACATCAATTGGAGACGGATCGGCAGTCAACAGGGGATGGAGGCAGCATGA
- a CDS encoding cysteine hydrolase family protein, with amino-acid sequence MKRALIVIDYTVDFVADEGKLTCGEPGQVIQGKIAGLMREFAEAGDYVVVANDIHFEGDEFHPETRLFPPHNIAGTEGRELYGAVRTAYDDVKASGASILEFDKTRYSAFAGTELDLRLKERGIREIHLVGVCTDICVLHTAVDGYNLGYSMVVHREAVASFNQAGHEWALDHFKHTLGADVR; translated from the coding sequence ATGAAGAGGGCATTGATTGTGATTGATTATACGGTGGATTTTGTAGCGGATGAAGGAAAGCTCACGTGCGGGGAGCCGGGGCAAGTGATCCAAGGAAAGATTGCCGGGCTGATGAGGGAATTTGCTGAAGCGGGCGACTATGTGGTCGTGGCAAATGACATCCACTTCGAAGGGGATGAGTTCCACCCCGAAACCAGACTGTTCCCGCCTCATAATATCGCGGGGACGGAAGGCCGGGAGCTATACGGAGCCGTCCGCACGGCGTATGACGATGTGAAAGCATCGGGCGCTTCGATCCTTGAATTCGATAAAACGAGATACAGTGCGTTCGCCGGAACGGAGCTTGATCTGCGCCTGAAGGAGCGCGGCATCCGGGAGATCCACCTTGTTGGCGTGTGTACGGACATTTGCGTCCTCCATACGGCAGTGGATGGCTACAACCTCGGGTACAGCATGGTCGTGCACCGGGAAGCTGTTGCTAGCTTCAATCAGGCGGGGCATGAATGGGCGCTGGACCATTTCAAACACACCCTGGGGGCTGATGTCAGATGA
- a CDS encoding NUDIX domain-containing protein gives MKHTTSSYTNQPSFTTPDGYTSDIAVFTIDLHYPEEHKPPVPTLKILLIKRAEFNLEGEPNIEAGKWALPGGFVRPQETAAEAAIRELKEEAGVDRIHLKHFAVYDAPDRDPRGWILSNAFYAIVKAGYLAGRTASEDAAEVELFTWEEALELDLAFDHRDMLNDAFRMIQGEMLQTTVAKEFLPEAFTLSELRSLLLLMTDDPGIANVSAFNRDAPKYPFLEPVTDREGNVKTTTRTAKRATRLFRFRGEAPAPSIY, from the coding sequence ATGAAACACACTACATCCTCATACACCAACCAGCCATCCTTCACTACTCCGGACGGATACACGAGCGACATTGCGGTGTTCACCATCGACCTTCATTATCCGGAGGAACATAAGCCGCCGGTTCCGACGCTGAAGATCCTGCTCATCAAAAGGGCAGAGTTCAATCTTGAAGGGGAACCGAATATCGAAGCCGGGAAGTGGGCGCTGCCAGGTGGTTTCGTCCGGCCGCAGGAGACGGCGGCTGAAGCGGCAATCCGCGAACTGAAGGAGGAGGCGGGGGTCGATCGCATCCATCTGAAGCATTTTGCCGTGTACGATGCGCCGGATCGTGATCCCCGTGGGTGGATCCTCTCGAATGCATTCTATGCGATTGTGAAGGCAGGATACCTGGCAGGGCGGACCGCGTCAGAAGACGCAGCGGAGGTGGAGCTGTTCACGTGGGAGGAAGCGCTGGAGTTGGATCTTGCGTTTGATCACCGTGACATGCTGAATGATGCCTTCCGGATGATTCAGGGGGAAATGCTACAGACGACGGTGGCGAAAGAGTTTTTGCCCGAGGCATTCACGCTGTCTGAGCTGAGGAGCCTTCTTCTTCTCATGACGGATGACCCGGGGATTGCCAATGTGTCGGCATTCAACCGCGATGCACCGAAGTACCCGTTCCTGGAGCCTGTCACGGATAGGGAAGGAAATGTGAAGACCACAACGAGGACGGCGAAGCGGGCGACGCGATTGTTCCGCTTCAGGGGAGAGGCACCTGCACCATCAATCTATTAA
- a CDS encoding SDR family oxidoreductase, which translates to MNVLVIGANGQVGTQVIQQLKESDHQSVALVRKEEQIKDLESAGADKVVLGDLEEDFSHAFDNVDAVVFAAGSGGSTGADKTMLIDLWGAVKAVNYAEKHDVKHFVMLSATDSLDPDSESDKMKPYAVAKHMADDYLQKSSLAYTTVHPGPLKNDEPTGKVDVKAELTGDPGSYEIPRGDVARVLVGAIGKDNLKKKSVFIKSGDHSVEDALSGI; encoded by the coding sequence ATGAACGTCTTAGTAATCGGAGCAAACGGACAAGTAGGAACCCAGGTGATCCAACAGCTGAAGGAGTCGGATCATCAATCCGTTGCCCTTGTGAGAAAAGAAGAACAGATCAAAGATCTCGAATCAGCAGGTGCTGATAAAGTCGTACTGGGGGATCTTGAAGAAGATTTCTCCCATGCGTTCGATAATGTGGATGCCGTCGTCTTCGCGGCCGGATCAGGCGGAAGCACAGGCGCTGACAAAACGATGCTCATCGACCTGTGGGGTGCCGTCAAAGCGGTGAACTACGCAGAGAAACATGACGTGAAACACTTCGTCATGCTGAGCGCGACCGACAGTCTGGACCCGGATTCAGAGAGCGACAAGATGAAACCATACGCCGTTGCCAAGCATATGGCCGACGACTATCTGCAAAAATCGTCGCTCGCCTACACAACCGTCCACCCCGGACCATTGAAAAATGATGAACCAACAGGGAAGGTCGACGTGAAGGCAGAGCTGACCGGTGACCCGGGAAGCTATGAGATTCCTCGTGGTGACGTGGCTCGTGTTCTTGTAGGAGCGATCGGGAAGGACAATCTGAAGAAGAAATCCGTGTTCATTAAGAGCGGCGATCATTCTGTAGAGGATGCATTGAGCGGCATTTAA
- a CDS encoding sigma-54 interaction domain-containing protein, whose amino-acid sequence MVDWLEGVIEAIHDGILVIDRSGTVQLINEEYTQITGVKREQIIGKPLIQVRPSAKLPQVLKDGRAREGVFRKEKSMEYVVDMAPIIKDDEVVGAVSVCKSIPEVYQLSEELKRSRKRVQQLKQAFGRIHQATYTFSHIIGQNKDLLHMIERAKKAAATNLSILLTGESGTGKELVAQSIHHTSSRSSSPFVPVNCAAIPSALLESELFGYEKGAFTSSNEDGKSGLFELAHGGTLFLDEIGDMPVDLQSKLLRVLQEGTFRKIGGLEEQKVDVRIIAATNKDLPSMVSNKKFREDLFYRINTIQLAIPPLRKRKDDIPAILTSLLKEQGHTGIQVAPQAMNTLHQYEWPGNIRELKNAVHYAISMCEGSTISVEHLPDTIRPTTGYRPTDSPRLLEDVLRDTEREVIVSVLNKTGTSVIGKKAAAKQLGISLASLYNKLSKLNIT is encoded by the coding sequence ATGGTAGACTGGCTAGAAGGCGTTATAGAAGCCATCCATGACGGAATACTGGTCATTGACCGGAGTGGAACCGTTCAATTGATCAATGAGGAATATACACAGATAACAGGAGTCAAACGAGAACAAATCATCGGAAAACCATTAATACAGGTACGTCCCAGTGCCAAGCTCCCTCAGGTCTTAAAAGATGGACGAGCCAGGGAAGGTGTCTTTCGCAAAGAAAAATCCATGGAATATGTAGTAGACATGGCTCCGATCATCAAGGATGACGAGGTCGTCGGGGCAGTATCGGTGTGCAAGAGCATTCCGGAGGTCTATCAGCTTTCTGAGGAATTAAAGCGAAGTCGGAAAAGGGTACAACAGTTGAAGCAGGCGTTCGGAAGGATTCATCAGGCCACCTACACGTTCTCGCACATCATCGGACAAAACAAAGACCTTCTCCACATGATCGAACGGGCAAAGAAAGCCGCCGCCACGAACCTGAGCATCCTGCTGACTGGAGAATCGGGGACAGGAAAAGAACTTGTGGCCCAATCCATCCACCATACCAGCAGTCGATCCTCGTCTCCCTTCGTCCCAGTGAACTGCGCAGCCATCCCAAGTGCGCTTCTGGAGAGTGAACTGTTCGGTTACGAAAAAGGGGCTTTCACCTCTTCTAATGAAGACGGAAAGAGCGGCCTGTTCGAACTTGCCCATGGGGGAACGCTGTTCTTGGATGAAATTGGAGATATGCCGGTTGACCTTCAATCTAAGCTGCTTCGGGTACTTCAAGAAGGTACGTTCCGTAAAATCGGTGGTCTTGAAGAACAAAAGGTCGATGTACGGATCATTGCCGCAACAAATAAAGACCTGCCCAGTATGGTCTCGAACAAAAAGTTCAGGGAAGACTTGTTCTATCGGATCAATACCATCCAACTGGCCATCCCGCCACTCAGGAAGCGTAAAGACGATATACCTGCCATCCTGACATCACTCCTTAAAGAGCAGGGGCACACGGGGATTCAGGTTGCCCCACAAGCAATGAATACACTTCACCAATATGAATGGCCGGGGAATATACGGGAACTGAAGAATGCCGTCCACTACGCCATCAGCATGTGTGAAGGAAGCACCATATCGGTGGAGCATCTTCCAGATACCATTCGCCCAACGACAGGCTACCGTCCAACAGACAGCCCTCGACTACTTGAAGACGTTTTAAGAGACACAGAGAGAGAAGTGATTGTAAGCGTTTTAAATAAAACCGGTACCTCTGTGATCGGAAAAAAAGCCGCCGCCAAACAGCTCGGTATTTCCCTTGCTTCCCTCTATAACAAACTATCAAAATTGAATATCACCTGA
- a CDS encoding CitMHS family transporter, with translation MLALLGFLTIAVFLYLILSKRVSVIVALILVPIVFGLFTSSISELGEMILAGISGVAPTGIMLAFAILFFGIMNRAGLFDPFISNVLKLVKGDPLKIVMGTALIAMATHLDGSGASTFLITIPALLPIYDRLGMSRLVLTGVTALSCGVMNMVPWGGPTARAASSLGVDVSLIFNPLLPAMGIGLIWVLFVSYIIGKRERKRVGIKEFNYDFHAELSEEERTTRRPKLIWLNLLITVITIVALIKIWLPLPVIFMVAFAIALLINYPKPKDQQDRITEQANGMVSVVSIIFAAGIFTGVLSGSGMIEAMATAMVSVIPESTGSFMALFVAITSMPLSLVFTPDAYYFGVLPVLSETAAAYGIAPEVIGRAAILGQMTTGFPLSPLTAATFLLIGLARVELGDHQRFIFLWAFGSTIVMTIAAFITGALSFS, from the coding sequence ATGTTGGCTTTACTCGGGTTTTTAACCATTGCGGTGTTTCTTTATCTGATCCTTTCTAAAAGAGTATCGGTCATCGTCGCTCTCATACTGGTTCCCATTGTGTTCGGCCTGTTCACGTCGTCCATTTCGGAACTTGGGGAAATGATTCTCGCAGGAATCTCGGGTGTGGCCCCAACCGGCATCATGCTGGCGTTCGCCATCCTGTTCTTCGGAATCATGAACCGGGCCGGACTGTTTGACCCGTTCATCTCAAACGTCCTGAAACTGGTCAAGGGCGATCCACTCAAGATTGTCATGGGGACAGCCCTCATTGCCATGGCCACCCATCTGGATGGTTCAGGGGCCTCAACCTTCCTCATTACAATCCCAGCTCTATTGCCGATCTATGATCGACTTGGCATGAGCCGACTCGTCCTTACAGGGGTCACCGCACTTAGCTGTGGCGTCATGAACATGGTTCCTTGGGGAGGACCGACAGCACGGGCTGCAAGTTCCCTAGGGGTCGATGTGTCGTTGATCTTCAACCCCCTTCTTCCTGCCATGGGAATTGGACTGATTTGGGTCTTGTTCGTCAGCTATATCATCGGGAAGAGAGAACGCAAACGGGTTGGTATCAAGGAATTCAACTACGACTTCCACGCTGAACTGAGTGAAGAGGAGCGAACAACACGTCGGCCGAAGCTTATCTGGCTCAACCTATTGATTACGGTCATCACAATTGTTGCCCTGATCAAGATTTGGCTACCACTTCCAGTCATATTCATGGTGGCCTTTGCTATCGCCCTCCTGATCAATTATCCCAAACCGAAAGATCAGCAGGACCGCATCACCGAGCAAGCTAACGGAATGGTCTCTGTCGTTTCCATCATCTTCGCTGCCGGTATCTTCACCGGCGTCCTATCAGGATCGGGGATGATTGAAGCAATGGCGACTGCCATGGTGAGTGTCATACCAGAAAGCACTGGGTCCTTCATGGCGCTATTCGTTGCCATTACCAGCATGCCCCTGAGCCTGGTCTTCACCCCTGATGCGTATTATTTTGGTGTGCTGCCTGTCTTAAGTGAGACGGCAGCCGCCTACGGGATTGCTCCCGAAGTCATCGGCAGAGCCGCTATCCTAGGGCAGATGACCACGGGCTTTCCACTGAGTCCCCTTACGGCAGCGACATTCCTTCTCATCGGTTTAGCCCGCGTCGAGCTCGGGGACCATCAGCGTTTCATCTTCCTATGGGCATTCGGATCCACCATTGTGATGACGATTGCCGCATTCATTACCGGAGCCCTTTCATTTTCGTAA